TTAAAGGCTTCCTTTATGGCAGTACGGACCTTGTTAAAGTATGAGAGGGCAGTGTTCTGGGCCAAAGCGCGCTCTTTATTTCCCCGCCTTGCCTTACAAGTCAAGAGGTATTCCTTAAATCGCTCAAGAAACAGATCATCAACCTGGTTCATGGTGAGATCTTTCCCGCTACAAAAGGTTACAAGGTGCCGATATGTGCTGAGCCAGTTTCCGTAATTACCCTCCGACTCGTGCTTTTTCTCAGTGAGCTGCTTAAAATACTCAAGGAAGCTCACTTTTCCCATTACATTACTTACAAAACCGTGCTGACTGCTTTGTGCCGCAAGTATCTTCTTCGCCTTAATCGCCTCTGCCAGCGCAAGCGTTTCCTTGTTATGATCACGCTGAAGCTGATTCTTAGGCTTCTCATACAAGAAAAGATTCAGAGATTCATACTCCCGTGGACGCTCCGCACCGTAGTAATATGCAAGAAACAGGGTAATTTTACGAACCCTCCCGTTTTTCTCGCTGGCCTCGGATAACTTGCTTTTTCTCTTTAAAAGGTAAATCTTCATGGAAAATCGCTTTTTTGGTTACGAATTGTTATGCGACTTTCCGCTGACTTTTTCGATCAAGCAACAGTTACCACGATAATAGCGGGTTTCAAAAGGCAATTAATAATCTAGGCACTTTCCCTATCAGAAAGTATTCGGATTTTGATGGTGGCTTTACGGAAATTTTCCCTTTTATGCAACAACCTGGGGAGATATACTCAGAATTCTTTCAAACTGATATTTCGTTGAAGGCAGATAAAATTTTGCGAGATTCATCATTATCTCACAATTGATTATTCTTGCTTCATTATGCAATTGATGCGGGCAAACCTGAAAATACGCATGCTCGTTTTTACCCTTGCCAAATGCATTTTTTTCGCTTAAACATATTTTCCGATACATTCACCTACTTAACGGGAGATCATTGAAAAAAGTGAGGTTTCTATACGTAAGAATCACGTTTGGGTTCAAAAGGATGATTTTCATATTGAGATCAACAGAAAACGCGTGAAATAACTACTTCACTCTCTTGTTTTTTTCAGAAAAATTTCGTTTTTTTTTATTTAGAGAATATATATAATAAGAATCATAATTAAGAATACGAAGGTATTCTTAATTATTCCTTTAAGAGAAATAAGCGTAGCTAACGCTCCACTCATTTCTCTATCTTCTTTTTATATTCTTTATTATATAATAGTATAAGAGAAGAAAGAATAAAGTACGAACACGAAGTGTGAGTATTTTATTCTTATGCAACATTCAAAAAAAATTTAAACTCTCCCGTGCTTTATCCTTCTTTTGAAGTTAACCGGAGGTCAGGTGTTATTAAAATTCACCTTTGCATAACGCGAATTTTCGATTTTCACTTCAATCTTGTGTATTACATCCAGAAAACGATTTGAAACGAAAAAATCGATGTTTACGACAGTTAAAACTACGTTTATTCATATCTTGAATCTCTAAAGATTAAAAAAATACCGATAGGCATCAATGAATAAGCTCATTACACGATATATGTCAGGAGAGTACGATAAAGTGTGGAAGGAAATCGAAAACACTGATATTCAGCATCTTGACATGATTCACGCAGATGATATACGAGCCGTATTGCGGGAGACGTTTTCCAGGGTTGCCTATAACCTTCAAATTATCTACAAAGCCTTGACCGATATCGGCTATCATTTTGCCTCCGATCACCCTCTTGTGGCACCAGATAGCAATACTGGTGCTAGACTTACAAAGATTCAAGAGGCTGTAAGCTCATTCGGCCATATTCCGGAGTCGTTAAAATATTTCTATGAAATCGTAGGAAGCTGTGATTTTACGTGGAACGCATACGCCAGCTCACCAATCTGGGAATACTCCGATCCCTTGCAGATATCTGGGATACAGGAATTATCTGAATATGTTTCCGATGGTGACTGGGCAGAGTATATAGAGGAATTAAAGGCAGAGACTACTGACATGGTACCATATGTTGAGCTCTCCGCCGACTTTTACCATAAAGACAATGTCAGTGGGGGACAAGCATATTCCATTGCAATCAATCCATATCCTTCCGTTGATTCCAAACTCCTGTTTGAGGAACGGAATACAACGTTCATTAATTATTTGAGAATCAGCATAAATAATTGCGGCTTTTCAAGAATCGACAAGATACAACGTATTGAAAGCCTAGACAGCTTTCTAAAAACTGTGAAGCCTCAACTTAAACCCTTTTAAATCCTGTATTCGGAATCACCTTTCCATCACGGGAATTTTCGATTCTTAAATTCAGCACGGCCATTTACCCCGGGAAATGATTTGAAGCGAAAAAACCGATGTTTACAACGGTAAATAAACGCATCTTTCTATCTCACTTGTCATCAAGAATACTCCCATTCTTAATACTCACGTACTTATCACTGATTGCATTCCAAATATTCTTCATAATATCCTCGCCGCGCTCTTCAATCCATCCAGATGATTCCCAAGTCTGATTCTGGGTTTCAAATATGAAATAAACCGGTAAATTAATTACCTCATGAAGATTACCCGTTGCTCTCACGAAGGAAACATCAAATCTATATTTTCCATCTACTTTTGTCATTTCTACTTCAAAAGGATGATCATAACCATCCCAATGAAAAGTTAAGATATCGTTGTGCATACTTTTTCCCACTAATTTACATTGTGGCGAGGAAATGTGTTGTGATTCGTATGTTAATGCGATATTTTCTCATCCAGCATCTTGCGTTCAAACAAATGCTTCTTCCCTGCCTTGCTGCTTGAAATAACGCCCTCTTTCACCCACCGGCGGAGCGTAACCGGTGTAATATTCAAAAGCAAAGCCGCTTCCTTCAACGTAAGGTAAGGCTTCCCCTCAAACCGGTGCCAATCCACCTTCTGATGCTTTAACCGAAAATCGGGTGTTTCCGCCGCCTTAACGGCTAATTCGACCTTTGAATTACGCTCCTTCCGCTTATATCCCTTCTGATTGCATCGATGCGAACAATACCGGGTATGTATTGTCTTCGCTATAAACTCCTGCTTACAGTACTCACACGTTTTATTGACCCTGATACTACTTGCCATAAATCCCCGGGTTTGGTTACAAATCGAAAAGGAAGAAAAAGGTATCATTGCGTATCATACCTTATCATTGAGTATCATACCGTACCATAATCTCCCCTTTTCGTAACACGAATTCCCGAACTTTTATTTTCGTAACAAACGAGTGACAAGAAAAACGTAAACAAAGGCAAACAAACCCATACTATGAACAACTGAAACCCGCTACCACCGCACTAAAGACAACAAAACAACAACTAAAGAAAACGATATTACTTCCCGATGCAAAACTTCGAAAATATATAATCCAACCGATCCTCATTCGTCACCTCACCAGCAATATCCGCCAAGTAAAACAAACATCTCCTGATATCCAGTGCTAACAAATCCCCCGGCAATCCCTCATCCATCCCTCGTTTCACATCCTGCAAAGAAGAAAACACTTCCTGCAAAGCCGTATAATGGCGCACGTTAGTAATGATCGTATTCTCTGTGTTGATAGAACCTCCCATCACCGCAGCCACCAATCGCTCCTTCAAAGCATCAACGAGAGAATGCTCTTTCGCTGAGATAAAGAGTATCCCCGGAATAGATGCAAACTTCGCGGCAGCATCCGCAAGTAGATCCACTTTATTTCCCACAAGCAGGTAAGAAATTCCCTCCGCCTCAAATGAAGCCACCTGTGCAAGAACATCAGCAACAGACAACTCCGCCACGTCAAACAAATACACCACAATCCCTGCTTCCCGCATCTTCTCCAAAGACT
This DNA window, taken from Chitinophaga niabensis, encodes the following:
- a CDS encoding helix-turn-helix domain-containing protein is translated as MASSIRVNKTCEYCKQEFIAKTIHTRYCSHRCNQKGYKRKERNSKVELAVKAAETPDFRLKHQKVDWHRFEGKPYLTLKEAALLLNITPVTLRRWVKEGVISSSKAGKKHLFERKMLDEKISH